The proteins below are encoded in one region of Oreochromis niloticus isolate F11D_XX linkage group LG6, O_niloticus_UMD_NMBU, whole genome shotgun sequence:
- the LOC109200566 gene encoding potassium voltage-gated channel subfamily H member 1-like, whose protein sequence is MSPATKELFNCLSDLIVSDTIIFRKISDVKREEEEMLKRKNEAPLNLPPDHPVRRLFQRFRQQKEARLAAERGSQATGDVEKGVIHLEPSRGPERLASTSIVVVTENQAATTSSSTSSSSRASSQAMFHVPAIQNGSLTGCKSAEPPKAKGWGRFKESVVKAESWSSVSKAESMEMLTDRTKCHNEVSLRKTDSCDSGITKSDLRLDNVGSVRTPQEQSPVQSDEKRVFCSIPEQSVQASILEFKQELKRDIRSLNSRMTVLETQLTEVLRLLKSRKSSGSFFEFSRPPSPDSDKDSFN, encoded by the coding sequence ATTATCTTTCGGAAGATCAGTGATGTGAAACGTGAAGAggaagagatgctgaaaaggaAGAATGAGGCTCCTCTCAACCTCCCACCAGACCACCCAGTTCGACGACTCTTTCAGCGTTTCCGGCAGCAGAAGGAAGCCCGTCTCGCTGCTGAGCGGGGTAGTCAGGCCACTGGTGATGTCGAGAAAGGTGTTATTCACCTGGAGCCATCCAGAGGTCCAGAGAGGCTTGCCTCTACTAGTATTGTCGTAGTAACTGAGAACCAAGCTGCAACCACCAGTTCCTCCACATCTTCATCATCCAGGGCATCCAGTCAAGCCATGTTTCATGTTCCCGCCATCCAAAATGGCAGCCTAACTGGTTGCAAATCTGCAGAGCCACCCAAAGCTAAAGGGTGGGGACGTTTCAAAGAGTCAGTTGTGAAAGCTGAGTCATGGAGCAGTGTCTCCAAGGCTGAGTCCATGGAAATGCTGACTGATAGAACTAAGTGTCACAACGAGGTGTCTCTAAGGAAAACAGATTCATGTGACAGTGGCATCACAAAGAGTGATCTCCGCTTAGATAATGTTGGCAGTGTCAGAACACCACAGGAGCAGAGCCCAGTCCAGTCTGATGAAAAGAGGGTCTTTTGTTCAATACCAGAGCAGAGTGTGCAAGCATCTATCCTCGAGTTCAAACAAGAATTAAAAAGAGACATCAGATCTCTGAACAGTCGCATGACAGTGCTGGAGACACAGCTTACAGAGGTGCTACGACTTCTTAAATCAAGGAAATCATCTGGGTCCTTTTTCGAGTTCTCTCGGCCACCATCTCCTGACTCTGATAAGGACAGCTTCAATTAA